From the Acidobacteriota bacterium genome, one window contains:
- a CDS encoding PIN domain-containing protein, whose amino-acid sequence MNLIERLVVDANPLLSAIIGGNASKIFILTKEIQFFTTEFTLKEVERYIPKFSDKWKISEDKLYLALITLPVVAYGEDLYRNEIKKAKELIEKRDPDDFHLLALALRLNCPIWTNDQDFKEIDVEVFTTYDLLKILNINSRRGS is encoded by the coding sequence TTGAATCTTATAGAAAGACTCGTCGTAGACGCTAATCCTCTTCTTTCTGCAATAATTGGAGGTAATGCAAGTAAGATATTTATCCTGACAAAAGAAATACAATTTTTCACTACCGAATTTACTCTCAAAGAAGTTGAAAGATACATACCAAAATTTTCAGATAAATGGAAGATTTCTGAAGATAAACTTTACCTTGCATTGATCACACTGCCAGTAGTTGCTTATGGAGAAGATCTTTATAGAAATGAGATAAAAAAAGCAAAAGAGTTGATAGAAAAGAGAGATCCAGATGATTTTCATTTACTTGCTCTTGCATTAAGATTAAACTGCCCTATATGGACTAATGATCAAGATTTTAAAGAAATCGACGTTGAAGTTTTTACTACCTATGATTTGTTGAAAATTTTAAATATCAATTCTCGAAGAGGTTCCTGA
- a CDS encoding type II toxin-antitoxin system VapC family toxin, with protein MEKNVIFDTDILIDNFRGIKEAKDFLNSFRKENRFITAISVMEIFRGARNKNELSAFKLFFYSAFKEIIYVNERICQFAVELILNYSISHGILLPDAFIASTSMIREMELITRNVKHFNFILGIKLSYPPYKSQ; from the coding sequence TTGGAAAAGAATGTAATTTTTGATACAGATATACTAATCGATAATTTCAGAGGGATTAAAGAAGCAAAAGATTTTCTCAATTCATTCAGAAAAGAAAATCGTTTTATCACTGCTATTTCAGTGATGGAGATTTTCCGAGGTGCCAGAAATAAAAATGAATTGAGCGCTTTTAAATTATTTTTCTATTCAGCATTTAAAGAGATTATTTATGTAAATGAGAGAATATGTCAATTTGCTGTTGAGTTAATTTTAAATTATAGTATTTCTCATGGAATTCTTCTACCAGACGCATTTATTGCTTCAACAAGCATGATAAGAGAGATGGAACTCATCACAAGAAACGTAAAACATTTTAACTTTATTCTAGGAATAAAACTCAGTTATCCCCCTTATAAATCACAATAA